From Lampris incognitus isolate fLamInc1 chromosome 13, fLamInc1.hap2, whole genome shotgun sequence, one genomic window encodes:
- the LOC130122497 gene encoding gastrula zinc finger protein XlCGF8.2DB-like has protein sequence MTFHTGEKPFKCTTCGRAFTWKYNMERHTRTHAREKPFRCTMCGKMFTRNSQLITHRRTHTGEKPFGCTTCGKMFTQKSNLKTHLRTHTGEKPFRCTTCGKMFTQKSNLKNHLRTHTGEKPFRCTLCGKIFNRKSSVKTHMRIHTGEKPFRCTTCEKSFTIKSSLQVHIRTHTGEKPFRCTTCGKMFTWKSGFQGHISTHTGKKPFRCTTCGKMFTSKSDLQRHVRTHTGEKPFKCTACNKLFTHKSMCSGIDVKGHTSASKTSAGDMVSHSNRRGGVIVEEREGAMCERQKKGEEVKIESRPIGRQEKIIFNLLLTVMAQFYMVFMDTIFISTEEDYNASQ, from the exons ATGACATTTCACACAGGGGAAAAGCCTTTCAAATGCACCACTTGTGGGAGAGCTTTTACCTGGAAATATAACATGGAGAGGCATACAAGGACTCATGcaagggagaagccattcagatgcaccatgtgcgggaaaatgtttacccggaaCTCACAGTTAATTACGCACcgaaggactcatacaggggagaagccattcggttgcaccacgtgcgggaaaatgtttacccaaaaGTCAAATTTAAAAACTCACCTAAGGACTcacacaggggagaagccattcagatgcaccacgtgcgggaaaatgtttacccaaaaGTCAAATTTAAAAAATCACCTAAGGACTcacacaggggagaagccattcagatgcaccttGTGCGGGAAAATTTTTAACCGGAAGTCCAGTGTTAAAACGCACATGAggattcatacaggggagaagccattccgaTGCACTACATGCGAGAAAAGTTTTACCATTAAGTCAAGTTTACAAGtgcacataaggactcatacaggggagaagccattcaggtgcaccacgtgtgggaaaatgtttacctggAAGTCCGGTTTTCAAGGACACATAAGCACTCATACAGggaagaagccattcagatgcaccacgtgtgggaaaatgtttaccagcAAGTCAGATTTACAAAGGCACgtgaggactcatacaggggagaagccattcaaatGCACCGCGTGTAATAAACTGTTTACCCATAAGTCAA TGTGCAGTGGTATTGATGTTAAAGGTCATACGTCAGCATCCAAGACCTCAGCAGGTGACATGGTGAGCCATAGTaacagaagggggggggtcattgtaGAGGAACGTGAAGGAGCCATGTGTGAAAGACAGAAGAAAGGGGAAGAGGTGAAGATAGAGTCAAGACCAATAGGAAGACAGGAAAAGATAATATTTAACCTGTTGTTGACAGTGATGGCCCAGTTCTACATGGTCTTCATGGACACCATcttcatctccacagaggaagacTACAATGCATCTCAGTGA